From the genome of Pelobacter propionicus DSM 2379, one region includes:
- a CDS encoding DUF3536 domain-containing protein — protein sequence MERFVCIHGHFYQPPRENPWLEVVEIQDSAYPYHDWNERITAECYAPNTAARNLDGEGNIMGIVSNYARISFNFGPTLLSWMERFAPETYRAILAADQQSISWRSGHGAALAQVYNHVIMPLAPLADKRTQVRWGIEDFRHRFRRLPEGMWLAETAADTETLEVLVEEGILFTILAPRQAARVRRIGAERWKDVGGSRIDPSRPYLCRLPSGRSIVLFFYDGPISQAVAFEKLLDSGEQFATRLMSGFSAYRSHPQLVHIATDGETYGHHHQFGEMALGRALDQIELNGLARLTNYGEYLELHPPTHEVRIVENGSWSCEHGIERWRNDCGCNSGGNHGWNQRWRRPLRDALDWLRGELALCFEREASGYLRDPWGARDDYIRVMLDRSEDNVAAFLNRHSRCPLCEGDTVVLLRLLEMQRHSLLMYTSCGWFFDELSGLETVQILQYAGRAVQLAEMQHCQSIKGAFLERLALAASNLAEWGTGADIYARCVEPARVDLIRVGAHYAVSSVFEEYGEVTEIFSYRILREELLVLSSGPMKLALGKVFIRSSITRSSDRVSFCTLSFGGHALNCGVRSFLGKDAYQAMKKEVVGAFDCADFAAIIRLLDIHFGMHTYSLRDLFRDEQRHILNLIIAGTLQEFEDRFFTLFENNRRLMSVLRETGMPVPRCFMTTAETALNQELQKIFTADIIHMEHLREVVRAVGEWRVAVDDVRLEFIIRRRLEGAMLALLEKPEDASLMTVVLQLVEAITALPLKVNLWQTQNLFAAMLRSNAGELRAADGGEDNRGSWRSAIHNLGRLLYFNVPELLAAKEGDS from the coding sequence GTGGAACGTTTCGTCTGCATCCATGGCCATTTCTACCAGCCCCCACGGGAAAACCCCTGGCTTGAGGTAGTCGAGATTCAGGATTCAGCCTATCCCTACCATGACTGGAACGAGCGCATCACCGCCGAGTGCTATGCACCCAACACAGCCGCACGGAATCTGGATGGCGAGGGGAACATCATGGGCATCGTCAGCAACTATGCCCGAATCAGCTTCAATTTCGGCCCGACCCTTCTCTCCTGGATGGAACGTTTCGCTCCCGAAACCTACCGGGCGATCTTGGCGGCGGACCAGCAGAGCATCAGCTGGCGTTCCGGCCATGGCGCCGCCCTGGCCCAGGTGTACAACCACGTCATCATGCCCCTGGCCCCCCTGGCCGACAAGCGGACCCAGGTGCGCTGGGGGATCGAGGATTTCCGGCATCGTTTCCGGCGCCTTCCCGAAGGGATGTGGCTGGCGGAGACCGCCGCGGACACGGAAACCCTGGAGGTGCTGGTCGAGGAGGGGATCCTCTTCACCATCCTGGCCCCCCGCCAAGCCGCGCGGGTCAGGAGAATAGGCGCCGAAAGGTGGAAGGATGTGGGCGGCTCACGCATCGACCCTTCGCGCCCCTATCTCTGCCGGCTTCCCTCCGGCCGTTCCATCGTGCTCTTCTTCTACGACGGCCCCATTTCACAGGCGGTGGCTTTTGAAAAACTGCTCGACAGCGGAGAGCAGTTCGCTACCCGTTTGATGTCCGGATTTTCGGCTTACCGTAGTCATCCCCAGCTGGTGCACATCGCCACCGATGGCGAGACCTACGGCCATCACCACCAGTTCGGCGAAATGGCGCTGGGGCGTGCCTTGGACCAGATCGAACTGAACGGGCTGGCCCGTTTGACCAACTACGGCGAGTATTTGGAACTTCATCCCCCCACCCACGAAGTGCGGATTGTCGAGAACGGCTCCTGGAGCTGCGAGCATGGTATCGAGCGTTGGAGGAACGACTGTGGCTGCAATTCTGGCGGAAACCACGGCTGGAACCAGCGATGGCGCCGCCCCCTGCGGGATGCTCTGGACTGGCTCAGGGGGGAACTGGCGCTCTGCTTTGAGCGGGAAGCTTCCGGCTACCTGCGGGACCCGTGGGGGGCGCGCGACGACTACATCCGGGTCATGCTGGACCGCTCCGAGGACAACGTGGCCGCCTTCCTGAACAGGCATTCCCGGTGTCCACTGTGCGAGGGGGATACGGTGGTGCTGCTCCGGCTTCTGGAGATGCAGCGCCACTCCCTCCTCATGTATACCAGCTGCGGATGGTTCTTTGACGAACTGTCGGGGCTGGAGACGGTTCAGATTCTCCAGTATGCCGGACGGGCCGTGCAACTTGCTGAAATGCAGCACTGCCAGTCCATCAAGGGTGCCTTTCTGGAGCGATTGGCCCTGGCCGCCAGCAATCTGGCGGAATGGGGGACCGGGGCCGATATTTACGCCCGCTGCGTGGAACCGGCCCGGGTCGATCTGATCCGGGTCGGCGCCCATTACGCCGTCAGCTCTGTCTTCGAAGAGTACGGTGAGGTGACCGAGATCTTCAGTTACCGCATCCTGCGGGAGGAACTGCTGGTTCTGTCGTCCGGCCCCATGAAGTTGGCGCTGGGAAAGGTGTTCATTCGCTCCTCCATTACCCGTTCCTCTGACAGGGTCAGCTTCTGCACTCTCTCCTTTGGCGGTCACGCCCTGAACTGCGGCGTGCGCTCCTTCCTGGGGAAAGATGCCTACCAGGCCATGAAAAAGGAGGTTGTCGGTGCCTTCGACTGCGCCGATTTTGCCGCCATCATCAGACTGTTGGATATCCATTTCGGCATGCACACCTACTCCCTCAGGGATCTGTTCCGGGATGAACAGCGCCACATCCTGAACCTGATCATCGCCGGTACGCTTCAGGAGTTCGAGGACAGGTTTTTCACCCTCTTCGAAAACAACCGCAGACTGATGAGCGTCCTGAGGGAAACCGGCATGCCGGTGCCGCGCTGCTTTATGACGACCGCAGAGACGGCCCTCAACCAGGAGTTGCAGAAGATATTCACCGCGGACATCATTCATATGGAGCATCTCAGGGAGGTGGTCAGAGCGGTCGGTGAATGGCGCGTGGCCGTGGATGACGTGAGACTGGAATTCATAATCCGCCGCAGGCTGGAAGGGGCCATGCTGGCGCTCCTGGAGAAACCGGAAGATGCGTCTCTCATGACGGTGGTGCTGCAGCTGGTGGAAGCTATTACGGCTCTGCCGCTCAAGGTAAACCTGTGGCAGACACAGAACCTGTTTGCCGCCATGCTGCGCTCGAATGCGGGTGAGCTCAGAGCTGCTGATGGCGGAGAGGATAATCGCGGTTCCTGGCGCAGTGCGATCCACAACCTTGGCAGGCTGTTGTATTTCAATGTTCCGGAACTGCTGGCAGCGAAGGAGGGAGATTCGTGA
- a CDS encoding MarR family winged helix-turn-helix transcriptional regulator: MDDRKEVIGDIIDNLRRIYQAVSAYSKDVVRDTGLTAPQLWALKILKCESPLMVSVLARRMCLHPATVVGILDRLEAKELVTRVRSRQDRRVVELNLTESGEKILADAPEVAQSMLIKGLDTLSDEQRRCVREGMELVVRILAAEGIKPLPLQA; this comes from the coding sequence ATGGATGACAGGAAAGAGGTAATCGGAGATATCATCGACAATCTGAGGAGAATTTATCAGGCTGTCAGCGCGTATTCCAAGGATGTGGTCAGGGATACCGGACTGACCGCTCCCCAGCTCTGGGCGCTGAAGATCCTGAAATGCGAATCTCCACTGATGGTGTCGGTACTGGCGCGTCGCATGTGCCTGCATCCGGCGACGGTGGTGGGTATCCTCGATCGCCTGGAGGCCAAGGAACTGGTCACGCGTGTACGTTCCCGCCAGGACCGCCGGGTGGTTGAGCTGAACCTGACCGAATCAGGAGAAAAGATCCTTGCCGATGCCCCCGAGGTCGCCCAGTCCATGCTGATCAAGGGGCTGGATACGCTGTCGGACGAACAGCGGCGCTGCGTCCGGGAGGGAATGGAGCTGGTGGTGCGGATACTCGCCGCGGAAGGGATCAAGCCCCTGCCCCTGCAAGCATAG
- a CDS encoding chloride channel protein — translation MRPNISEQFTLLASVVKWTCYASIVGILSGCGTTLFLWALAQATRLFALIPDYYLLLPVTLVVCSLFVTRFSPASVCRGTDAIIEAVHQNMGRMPLLSLPIKLIATVVTIAGGGSAGKECPSAQIGAGLASAFGRLMRLDDVDQRKLVICGISAGFATVFGTPIAGALFGVEVLVLGQMMYDVLFPSFVAGIIGFHVASQLGVEYPHLVASAIPRLTGWSFAEMLLLGVWCGLIALLFIEMMKLSKRLFNPCAGNAIPKALLGGTLLALIGKFLSTSYLGLGIDTIEAGLKGTVLPVEAWLVKSVATAITLGSGGSGGVVTPIMFIGASAGNLFASLFNEPQIATFSIIGMAAVLAGAANTPIAASVMAMELFGAGIAPNAAVACMVSFLIVGYRSIYSSQVLGIQKSTSLKVETGKPLSQFRRARVNHREKSLVGLIERGTHRLRDISRHERRTPHKEGRTSIESEGTGKDTGVKQDSGE, via the coding sequence GTGCGGCCAAACATATCCGAACAGTTCACCCTCCTCGCCAGCGTCGTCAAGTGGACCTGCTATGCCTCGATCGTCGGCATCCTGTCAGGATGCGGCACAACCCTGTTTCTCTGGGCACTGGCCCAGGCGACCCGGCTGTTTGCCCTGATCCCCGACTACTATCTGCTGCTCCCCGTTACCCTGGTCGTCTGCAGCCTGTTCGTCACCCGCTTTTCGCCGGCCAGCGTCTGTCGGGGAACCGACGCTATCATCGAGGCGGTCCACCAGAACATGGGGAGGATGCCGCTTCTCTCCCTGCCGATCAAGCTGATCGCCACGGTGGTCACCATCGCCGGCGGCGGGTCGGCAGGGAAGGAGTGCCCCAGCGCCCAGATCGGCGCCGGCCTGGCCTCGGCCTTCGGCCGCCTCATGAGGCTGGATGACGTTGACCAGCGCAAGCTGGTCATCTGCGGTATCAGTGCCGGTTTCGCCACCGTATTCGGCACCCCCATCGCCGGCGCCCTCTTCGGCGTGGAGGTGCTGGTGCTGGGCCAGATGATGTACGATGTGCTCTTTCCCTCCTTTGTCGCCGGGATCATCGGTTTTCACGTGGCTTCCCAGCTGGGGGTTGAGTACCCCCACCTGGTGGCCAGCGCCATCCCCCGGCTCACCGGCTGGAGTTTCGCGGAGATGCTTCTGCTGGGAGTCTGGTGCGGCCTGATCGCCCTGCTGTTCATCGAAATGATGAAGTTGAGCAAGCGCCTGTTCAACCCGTGCGCCGGGAACGCGATCCCCAAGGCGCTCCTGGGGGGGACGTTATTGGCTCTGATCGGCAAGTTCCTCTCCACCAGCTACCTGGGGCTGGGGATCGACACCATCGAGGCGGGGCTTAAGGGGACGGTGCTTCCGGTGGAAGCCTGGCTGGTGAAGAGCGTTGCCACCGCCATCACCCTCGGCAGCGGCGGCAGCGGCGGGGTGGTCACGCCGATCATGTTCATCGGCGCCTCGGCCGGCAACCTGTTCGCCTCGCTGTTCAACGAGCCGCAGATCGCGACCTTCTCTATCATCGGCATGGCCGCGGTTCTGGCGGGGGCGGCAAACACTCCCATCGCCGCATCGGTGATGGCCATGGAGCTGTTCGGCGCCGGAATCGCGCCCAATGCCGCCGTGGCCTGCATGGTCAGTTTCCTGATCGTCGGCTACCGCAGCATCTACTCCAGCCAGGTCCTGGGTATCCAGAAGAGTACGTCACTCAAGGTGGAGACGGGGAAACCGCTGTCGCAGTTCCGGAGAGCCCGGGTCAACCACCGGGAGAAGTCCCTCGTGGGGCTGATCGAGCGGGGGACGCACCGGTTGCGGGATATCTCACGCCATGAGCGGCGCACCCCGCACAAAGAGGGGCGCACATCGATTGAGAGCGAAGGGACCGGCAAAGACACCGGTGTGAAGCAGGACAGCGGGGAATAA
- the mqnB gene encoding futalosine hydrolase, protein MRPVLIITAVRQEAKLLEKALVAASRVNTPAFATVNGMLGGIAVVICVAGVGKINAAAATAALIERHKPRLVINTGCAGAYPGSGLAIGDLAVASVEILGDEGALTSLGWLGLREMKLPYLVQGTRRYYNEIPLSCHISEKAVQLADYCGIGLARGRFVTVSTCSGTTLKGEELVHRFGALAENMEGGAVALVCLRYGVDCLEIRGISNLVEERNLENWDISRAVEAAQRFVLKYLEEMDRPDSHPPRHSVVPDV, encoded by the coding sequence ATGAGACCTGTCCTGATCATAACCGCCGTCCGCCAGGAAGCGAAGCTTTTGGAAAAGGCGCTGGTGGCGGCCTCGCGGGTGAATACCCCCGCCTTTGCGACCGTGAACGGCATGCTGGGTGGCATAGCGGTGGTGATCTGCGTGGCCGGAGTCGGCAAGATTAATGCCGCGGCAGCCACCGCCGCCCTGATCGAGCGCCACAAGCCGCGACTGGTGATCAACACCGGCTGCGCCGGCGCCTATCCGGGAAGTGGGCTTGCCATCGGCGACCTGGCGGTGGCAAGCGTGGAGATCCTGGGGGACGAAGGGGCGCTCACCTCCCTGGGCTGGCTGGGACTGCGGGAGATGAAGCTTCCCTACCTGGTGCAGGGCACCCGGCGCTACTACAACGAGATCCCGCTCTCCTGCCATATCTCCGAAAAAGCCGTGCAGTTGGCCGACTACTGCGGTATCGGCCTGGCCAGGGGGCGCTTCGTGACCGTCTCCACCTGCAGCGGAACAACCCTCAAGGGGGAGGAACTGGTGCACCGCTTCGGCGCCCTGGCCGAGAACATGGAGGGGGGAGCTGTTGCCCTGGTCTGCCTGCGTTACGGCGTAGACTGCCTTGAGATCAGGGGGATCAGCAACCTTGTGGAGGAGCGCAACCTGGAGAACTGGGACATATCCCGGGCAGTTGAGGCTGCCCAGCGTTTCGTGCTGAAATACCTGGAGGAGATGGACCGCCCCGACTCTCACCCGCCGCGGCACTCGGTCGTCCCCGACGTATGA
- a CDS encoding alpha,alpha-trehalose-phosphate synthase (UDP-forming): MKPLRSLRLSLRFIIPLVVALTLLAFAVVPLVEKLSLRWFVRDLDIRSRMIASSMREPLEEFLATENRAKIRALFLRAAQDERLLAIGYCDEDGKLVYRTPNFPAARACPPPHPSLRESTIVSNLPQGAVHISAHALFLEGKLSGWLVLVHDMSFVEHRSAETRKYIIALFAALGVVISLITVFVAHLSWRGWMEGVRAMLRGEGILRPFGQQHVPDPELQPLVGDLRALLRSMDVERRFTDDSTITWSPDSLRSLLHKQLAGERIIVVSNREPYIHLKKEDRIEVNRPASGLVTAVEPVMRACSGTWIAHGSGSADRETVDRHDRVAVPPDHPEYRLRRIWLTTEEENGYYYGFANEGLWPLCHIAHVRPIFRTSDWQSYVAINQRFADAVVREADSDDPVVLVQDYHFALLPGMVRAALPKATIITFWHIPWPNPESFGICPWREELLRGMLGSTILGFHTPFHCKNFLETVDRYLETRIEHESSTISRRGNLTLVESYPISIQWPPAWEKNLPSVEQCRSEVRAALGLPVHHRIGIGVDRQDYTKGILERFRAVEKMLELHPELVGNFTLIQIAAPTRSALEDYQTFEAQVRNLAIRINQRFSRGNWQPICLKVEHHEPEQVNRYYRAADVCVVTSLHDGMNLVAKEFVAAREDERGVLVLSQFTGAAHELHESLIVNPYHIEQTADAIHRALTMPEEEQRERMHSMRMLVRDFNVYRWAGRMLLDAARIRQREKLAARIGERS; the protein is encoded by the coding sequence ATGAAGCCTCTTCGTTCACTTCGCTTGTCTTTGCGTTTCATTATTCCCCTCGTCGTGGCCCTGACCCTGTTGGCCTTTGCGGTGGTGCCGTTGGTGGAAAAGCTGTCTCTGCGCTGGTTTGTCAGGGACCTGGATATCCGTTCCCGCATGATCGCCAGCAGCATGCGGGAACCGCTGGAGGAGTTCCTGGCAACGGAAAACAGGGCCAAGATCAGGGCGCTGTTCCTGCGCGCCGCTCAGGATGAACGTCTGTTGGCCATCGGGTATTGCGATGAAGATGGGAAGCTTGTCTATCGTACCCCCAACTTCCCCGCCGCCCGCGCCTGTCCCCCTCCCCATCCGTCACTACGAGAATCCACGATCGTGTCGAATCTGCCCCAAGGGGCGGTTCATATCTCAGCCCATGCCCTGTTCCTGGAGGGAAAACTTTCCGGATGGCTGGTGCTGGTTCATGACATGAGCTTTGTCGAGCACCGCAGCGCCGAGACCCGCAAGTATATCATCGCCCTGTTTGCCGCACTCGGTGTGGTCATCTCACTGATCACGGTATTCGTGGCCCATCTGAGCTGGAGGGGCTGGATGGAAGGGGTTCGGGCCATGCTGCGCGGCGAGGGGATCCTGCGCCCGTTCGGGCAGCAGCACGTCCCGGATCCGGAACTGCAGCCTCTGGTGGGAGACCTGCGGGCACTGCTGCGGAGCATGGATGTCGAGCGCCGTTTCACAGATGACTCCACCATTACCTGGAGCCCCGATTCCCTGCGCAGTTTGTTGCATAAGCAGTTGGCCGGAGAGCGGATCATCGTGGTTTCCAATCGGGAACCCTATATCCACCTCAAAAAAGAGGACCGCATCGAAGTTAACCGTCCCGCCAGTGGTCTGGTAACCGCTGTCGAACCGGTCATGCGCGCCTGCTCCGGGACCTGGATTGCCCACGGTAGCGGCAGTGCCGACCGGGAGACCGTCGACCGTCATGACCGGGTGGCCGTCCCGCCCGATCATCCCGAATACCGGCTTCGCCGCATCTGGCTGACCACGGAAGAGGAAAACGGTTACTACTACGGTTTTGCCAATGAGGGGCTCTGGCCGCTCTGTCATATCGCCCATGTGCGCCCCATTTTCCGTACCAGCGACTGGCAGTCGTACGTGGCCATCAACCAGCGCTTCGCCGATGCTGTGGTTCGGGAGGCGGACAGCGACGATCCGGTGGTACTGGTGCAGGATTACCACTTCGCTCTGCTACCGGGCATGGTCCGCGCGGCACTGCCCAAGGCTACCATAATCACCTTCTGGCACATTCCCTGGCCCAACCCGGAGTCGTTCGGTATTTGCCCCTGGCGGGAAGAGCTGCTGCGGGGGATGCTGGGAAGCACTATCCTCGGTTTCCACACCCCCTTCCATTGCAAGAATTTCCTTGAGACCGTTGATCGTTATCTGGAAACCCGTATCGAACATGAATCATCGACCATCTCGCGACGTGGCAATCTGACCCTGGTGGAAAGCTATCCTATCTCGATCCAGTGGCCGCCCGCCTGGGAGAAAAATCTGCCTTCCGTCGAGCAGTGCCGAAGCGAAGTGCGTGCGGCATTGGGACTTCCCGTGCACCACAGAATAGGCATCGGGGTGGATCGCCAGGACTACACCAAGGGAATCCTGGAACGGTTCCGGGCCGTGGAGAAAATGCTGGAACTGCATCCGGAACTGGTGGGCAACTTCACCCTTATTCAGATCGCCGCCCCAACCCGCTCGGCGCTTGAGGATTACCAGACATTCGAAGCACAGGTCCGCAACCTGGCCATCCGGATCAATCAGCGTTTTTCCCGTGGAAACTGGCAGCCTATCTGCCTCAAGGTCGAACATCATGAACCTGAACAGGTCAATCGATACTACCGTGCGGCGGATGTCTGTGTGGTGACCAGCCTGCACGATGGCATGAATCTGGTGGCAAAGGAGTTCGTGGCGGCCAGAGAGGATGAGCGGGGAGTGCTGGTTTTGAGTCAGTTCACCGGGGCGGCTCATGAGTTGCACGAATCCCTGATTGTCAACCCCTACCATATCGAACAGACCGCTGATGCCATCCATCGGGCGCTTACCATGCCGGAAGAGGAACAGCGCGAGCGGATGCACAGCATGCGCATGCTGGTGCGCGACTTCAACGTCTACCGCTGGGCCGGCAGGATGCTGCTGGACGCTGCCCGCATCCGGCAGCGGGAAAAACTGGCGGCGCGCATTGGAGAAAGATCATGA
- the otsB gene encoding trehalose-phosphatase produces the protein MIQNRPGRYLLDDAGLTELRSFVDAGTLLAFDLDGTLAPIVADPSAIVIPGHIQESMARLCAMATVVILTGRGREDALSFLGFEPCMVVGNHGAEGLPGWEEREREFRELCAGWKQQLHLSLAGTSSGIFLEDKRLSLSLHYRNAAGRGEAFATIIEAIGALVPAPERISGKFVENVVPRGAPRKGRALLDTLRYLGTGRALYVGDDATDEDVFRLRNERIFGVRVGASSSTAADYYLKDQQEIDRVLREIIDILSHPSCDAA, from the coding sequence ATGATCCAGAACAGACCGGGACGCTACCTGCTGGACGATGCCGGATTGACGGAGCTTAGGTCATTCGTTGATGCAGGCACGCTCCTGGCTTTTGACCTTGATGGAACCCTGGCGCCAATCGTGGCCGACCCGTCGGCCATCGTGATTCCCGGCCATATCCAGGAGAGTATGGCCCGCCTTTGTGCCATGGCAACTGTCGTCATACTGACCGGCCGTGGCCGTGAGGATGCCTTATCCTTTCTCGGCTTTGAGCCGTGCATGGTTGTGGGCAATCACGGCGCGGAGGGACTGCCCGGATGGGAGGAACGCGAACGGGAGTTCAGGGAGCTCTGCGCCGGCTGGAAGCAACAGCTTCACCTGTCTCTGGCCGGCACTTCCAGCGGCATTTTCCTGGAAGACAAGCGACTGTCGCTGTCACTCCATTATCGCAACGCAGCAGGCCGGGGTGAGGCCTTTGCGACGATCATAGAGGCGATCGGGGCACTGGTGCCCGCTCCGGAGCGGATTTCAGGCAAGTTCGTGGAGAACGTCGTACCGCGGGGTGCGCCTCGCAAGGGGCGTGCCCTGTTGGACACCCTGCGCTATCTGGGTACGGGGCGGGCGTTGTATGTAGGAGACGACGCCACGGACGAGGACGTGTTCCGCCTGCGCAACGAGCGAATATTCGGAGTCAGGGTGGGTGCGAGTTCCTCGACAGCGGCAGACTATTATCTGAAAGACCAGCAGGAAATCGACCGTGTGCTCCGTGAGATCATTGACATTCTCTCGCATCCTTCCTGCGATGCGGCCTAG
- the folE2 gene encoding GTP cyclohydrolase FolE2, with protein MPDMQKRPDHRRIPISKVGVKDISYPIVVMDKNRSLQHTVARVNMYVDLPHQFKGTHMSRFVEILNRHREQIALDKLETILEEMKARLGSASAHLEIQFPYFIDKRAPVSGARSLMEYSCEFSASLTDTLDFVLGVRVPLTSLCPCSRELAIHGAHNQRSIMTVRVRYRDFIWIEDLVELIEQCGSSPLYSLLKRVDEKYVTEQAYENPRFVEDMVREAYSRLAGMENITWFSVETENFESIHNHSAYAAVELDRRG; from the coding sequence ATGCCAGACATGCAGAAGCGGCCGGATCACCGCCGCATACCTATCTCCAAGGTGGGGGTCAAGGACATCAGCTACCCCATCGTGGTCATGGACAAAAATCGCTCGCTCCAGCACACCGTGGCGCGGGTCAACATGTACGTGGACCTGCCGCACCAGTTCAAGGGAACCCACATGAGCCGCTTCGTGGAGATCCTCAACCGCCACCGCGAGCAGATCGCCCTGGACAAGCTGGAGACGATCCTGGAGGAGATGAAGGCCAGGCTCGGGTCGGCCAGCGCCCATCTGGAGATCCAGTTCCCCTACTTCATCGACAAGCGTGCCCCGGTTTCCGGCGCCAGGAGCCTGATGGAGTATAGCTGCGAGTTCAGCGCCTCCCTGACCGACACCCTGGATTTCGTCCTGGGGGTCAGGGTACCGCTCACCTCGCTCTGCCCCTGCAGCAGGGAACTGGCGATCCATGGCGCCCACAACCAGCGCAGCATCATGACCGTACGGGTGCGCTACCGGGATTTCATCTGGATCGAGGACCTGGTGGAGTTGATCGAGCAGTGCGGCAGCAGCCCGCTCTACTCCCTGCTGAAGAGGGTGGACGAGAAGTACGTCACCGAGCAGGCCTACGAGAACCCCCGCTTTGTGGAGGACATGGTGCGTGAGGCTTACTCCCGCCTGGCCGGTATGGAGAATATCACCTGGTTCTCGGTGGAGACGGAGAATTTCGAGTCGATCCACAACCATTCCGCCTATGCCGCCGTGGAACTGGACCGGAGAGGCTGA
- the treZ gene encoding malto-oligosyltrehalose trehalohydrolase — protein sequence MNAGWSDNSAGYGGGKAALGAFPLGDGCTLFRVWAPRAREVALLIEEDARPPIPLAHEGDGYFSSVVSGVGPGARYRYRLDHGAAFPDPASRFQPLGVHGPSQVVDQGCYQWHDGEWRGMPLERYIIYELHVGAFTPQGTFDAVISRLDYLAELGVTALELMPVAQFPGERNWGYDGTFPFAPQNSYGGPEGLKRLVDACHGRGMAVILDVVYNHLGPEGNYLHPYGPYFTDRYRTPWGDAVNFDGPDSDPVRHYVISSALQWVVDYHLDALRLDAIHGIFDFGARHILGELACELHRRQEALGRPVYLIAESDLNDTRVILPPERGGHGLDAQWNDDFHHALTAFLTGERSGYYADFGSFGQLVKAFEQGFVLSGGYSVFRRRRHGSSSADCPPSRLVVFSQNHDQVGNRMAGDRPHERLDPARLRLAAAAVLLSPCLPLIFMGEEYADPAPFPYFISHGDPGLVAAVREGRRREFASFMHQGEMPDPQDETTFRSARLDLGLHRVGEHGRLFAFYRELIRLRKELLPVSRFRDGEMALAADEGRQILSIVRHASWGRLLCLLNFSSTSQYVCLPGGEWFPLLDSVALEFPSDRSCCAGSTAGGPRLLLAPFGVALFGKG from the coding sequence ATGAACGCGGGATGGAGCGACAACTCCGCCGGATATGGCGGCGGGAAAGCCGCCCTTGGCGCCTTTCCCCTGGGAGACGGCTGCACCCTTTTCCGGGTCTGGGCGCCGCGGGCGCGGGAGGTGGCACTGCTGATCGAGGAAGATGCCCGGCCGCCCATCCCCCTGGCCCACGAGGGGGACGGCTACTTTAGCAGCGTCGTCTCCGGCGTCGGCCCTGGCGCTCGCTATCGCTATCGCCTGGACCACGGGGCCGCCTTTCCCGATCCCGCCTCGCGCTTTCAGCCGCTGGGGGTGCACGGGCCATCCCAGGTGGTGGACCAGGGGTGCTACCAGTGGCACGACGGAGAGTGGCGCGGCATGCCTTTGGAGCGCTACATCATCTATGAACTGCATGTGGGCGCCTTCACCCCCCAGGGCACCTTCGACGCTGTTATTTCACGCCTGGACTACCTGGCCGAACTGGGTGTCACCGCCCTGGAGCTGATGCCGGTGGCCCAGTTCCCGGGAGAGCGCAACTGGGGCTACGACGGCACCTTCCCCTTCGCCCCCCAGAACAGCTACGGCGGCCCGGAAGGGCTGAAAAGGTTGGTGGACGCCTGCCACGGCCGGGGGATGGCGGTGATCCTGGACGTGGTCTACAACCACCTGGGACCGGAGGGGAACTACCTGCACCCCTATGGTCCCTACTTCACCGACCGCTACCGCACCCCCTGGGGAGATGCGGTCAACTTCGACGGACCGGACAGCGACCCGGTCCGCCACTACGTCATCTCCAGCGCCCTGCAGTGGGTTGTGGACTACCACCTGGATGCCCTGCGGCTGGACGCCATCCATGGTATATTTGATTTTGGCGCCCGACACATCCTGGGAGAACTGGCCTGTGAGCTGCACCGCCGGCAGGAAGCCCTGGGGCGCCCCGTGTACCTGATCGCCGAAAGCGATCTGAACGACACTCGGGTGATCCTCCCCCCGGAGCGGGGAGGGCATGGTCTTGATGCCCAGTGGAACGACGATTTTCACCATGCTCTGACCGCCTTTCTGACCGGCGAGCGGAGCGGCTACTATGCCGACTTCGGCTCCTTCGGCCAACTGGTCAAGGCCTTTGAGCAGGGCTTCGTGCTGAGCGGAGGCTATTCTGTTTTCAGGAGGCGTCGCCATGGCAGCTCTTCGGCCGACTGTCCCCCCTCCCGGCTGGTGGTATTCTCCCAGAACCACGACCAGGTGGGCAACCGCATGGCCGGTGACCGGCCCCATGAACGGCTCGACCCTGCCCGGCTCAGGCTGGCGGCCGCGGCGGTGCTGCTCTCCCCCTGCCTGCCGCTGATCTTCATGGGCGAGGAGTATGCCGATCCGGCCCCCTTCCCCTATTTCATCAGTCACGGCGATCCCGGGCTGGTGGCGGCGGTGCGCGAGGGGCGGCGCAGGGAGTTCGCCTCCTTCATGCATCAGGGTGAGATGCCCGACCCCCAGGATGAGACCACCTTCCGCTCGGCCCGGCTGGACCTCGGCCTGCACCGCGTCGGCGAGCATGGCCGGCTGTTCGCCTTCTACCGGGAGCTGATCCGGCTGCGCAAGGAGCTCCTGCCGGTGTCGCGCTTCCGGGATGGGGAGATGGCCCTTGCGGCCGATGAGGGGCGCCAGATCCTGAGCATCGTGCGCCACGCCTCCTGGGGGCGGCTGCTCTGCCTGCTCAATTTCAGCTCCACCAGTCAGTACGTTTGCTTGCCCGGCGGGGAATGGTTCCCCTTGCTGGATTCCGTAGCCCTGGAATTTCCGTCTGATCGTTCCTGCTGCGCAGGAAGCACAGCCGGTGGGCCGCGACTGCTACTCGCTCCCTTCGGCGTGGCGCTCTTCGGAAAAGGATAA